A window of the Limanda limanda chromosome 8, fLimLim1.1, whole genome shotgun sequence genome harbors these coding sequences:
- the rlig1 gene encoding RNA ligase 1: MRRLGSVQQKIPCVFVTEVKEEQSRKRESQQFRVLATEHVNPVALEADIDCAIATEKLDGTCCYVTLYKGQPYLWARLDRKPNKQAEKRFKKYQHCHISTKGFTWNVEDDFRTVPESWIPAHRVKHHNGYPVPDDLGHIPGWFPVEKDNKQYCWHSSVLDYEVGVALVLRPKANDEDMLEIVAVPLTDLMEQTLELIGTNVNGNPYGLGSKKQPVHFLVSHGSVTFRTPPSVDFQQLRSWFHECPESRVEGIVWHCSDGTLLKVHRHHLGLRWPDGESCFGNRSVGIHVDGTEEDNNRRDLFASFSALNGRSFSRLQDVHFD; the protein is encoded by the exons atgCGGCGCCTGGGCTCCGTGCAGCAGAAGAtaccgtgtgtgtttgtgacggaggtgaaggaagaACAGTCCAGAAAACGTGAGAGTCAG CAATTTCGGGTTCTTGCTACTGAACACGTGAACCCTGTTGCTCTGGAGGCTGACATTGATTGTGCAATTGCCACAGAAAAACTGGACGGTACCTGCTGTTATGTTACACTCTACAAAG GGCAGCCTTACCTCTGGGCTCGATTGGACAGGAAACCCAACAAACAGGCAGAAAAGAGATTCAAGAAGTACCAGCACTGTCACATAAGCACCAAAG GTTTCACGTGGAACGTAGAGGACGACTTTAGGACGGTGCCAGAGTCGTGGATCCCAGCTCACCGGGTCAAACATCACAACGGCTATCCAGTGCCTGATGACCTCGGACACATTCCAG GCTGGTTTCCAGTGGAGAAGGACAACAAGCAGTACTGCTGGCACTCGTCTGTGCTGGATTATGAAGTCGGGGTGGCTCTGGTTCTCAGACCCAAGGCTAACGATGAAGACATGTTAGAAATTGTAGCAGTTCCGCTGACTGACCTCATGGAACAAACCCTGGAACTCATTGGAACCAACGTGAATGGGAACCCTTACG GACTTGGGAGTAAAAAGCAGCCCGTCCACTTCCTGGTGTCACACGGGAGTGTTACATTCCGAACGCCTCCATCAGTGGACTTCCAGCAGCTGCGCTCCTGGTTCCACGAGTGTCCGGAGAGCCGAGTGGAGGGCATCGTGTGGCACTGCAGCGACGGCACTCTCCTCAAG GTTCATCGTCATCACCTGGGACTGAGGTGGCCAGACGGGGAGTCCTGCTTTGGGAACAGGTCGGTGGGGATTCACGTGGacgggacagaggaggacaacAACAGGAGAGACTTGTTTGCCTCTTTCTCTGCCCTGAATGGACGCAGCTTCAGCCGACTTCAGGACGTCCACTTTGACTAA
- the lyve1b gene encoding lymphatic vessel endothelial hyaluronic receptor 1b has protein sequence MRAAPHSPRVAGVFMLIEGGKYTLNFTSARAACLLLNVTIATKNQMERALQQGLEMCKYGWIAEQIGAIPRIISDTNCGQGKTGLVLWWASPDKPFGVFCFNASDSEETQSTTEAAPQTSTSPTMQTSPTQTPTPTTPTVKSTTRAPSSGKPRTTKSPEQTSASALLFKTTRSTRMSSTSTSLDPFSTHIPTSLSHLISSKPTVDTVAPSESSAETSLGVVPTALIILCVILLPLVAAATWYYKRNPFCCPGQQKDDIETEMWKHTDSELDLHSQHGAEEGDGYEEPDRKFSSDITLCVNPDIKNQMNGQ, from the exons ATGAGAg CAGCTCCTCACAGTCCCAGAGTTGCCGGGGTCTTCATGCTCATCGAAGGAGGAAAGTACACGTTGAACTTCACGTCTGCCAGAGCTGCCTGCTTGTTACTGAACGTAACCATAGCGACCAAAAACCAAATGGAGCGAGCGTTGCAGCAAGGACTGGAAATGTGCAA GTATGGCTGGATTGCAGAACAGATTGGAGCCATCCCACGGATTATATCTGACACAAACTGTGGACAGGGCAAAACTGGGTTGGTGCTGTGGTGGGCTAGTCCAGATAAACCGTTCGGTGTTTTCTGCTTCAATGCCTCAG ATTCAGAGGAAACTCAGAGTACGACAGAAGCCGCGCCCCAAACCTCCACATCTCCAACCATGCAGACTTCACCGACTCAAACCCCAACACCTACCACACCTACGGTTAAATCAACAACCAGGGCTCCATCTTCAGGAAAGCCCAGAACAACAAAATCCCCTGAGCAGACATCTGCTTCTGCTCTCCTGTTCAAGACAACCCGTTCTACTAGGatgtcctccacctccacttcTCTCGATCCTTTCTCCACCCATATTcctacatctctctctcacctcatcAGCTCAAAACCAACAGTCGACACTGTTGCTCCGTCTGAGAGCTCTGCAGAAACCTCTCTCGGAG TTGTGCCTACAGCCCTCATCATACTTTGCGTCATTCTCTTACCTCTGGTAGCAGCAGCCACGTGGTACTACAAACG gAACCCATTTTGTTGTCCGGGGCAGCAGAAAGACGACATAGAGACAGAGATGTGGAAGCACACAGACAGTGAATTGGACCTGCACAGTCAACATGGAGCAGAGGAAGGTGATGGATATGAAGAACCAGACAGGAAGTTCTCCAGTGATATCACGCTGTGTGTGAATCCAGACATCAAAAATCAAATGAATGGGCAATAA